The region CTCAAGTCGCCTGTTTGAAAGAGCTGGCAGCTATAAAGGACAAGGAGGAGAAGGTACAGGAAAGGGTCGTTTTCAGAGCCTACGATATACCCAAACTGAAGGAGTATCTTGCATTCAATAGGTCTTCCTTTCTCATTGATTACAGACTTGCCATTATTAGAAAAGATCCTGGAACCTTAATCGCTAAACGCATGGTGAATCCTGATGAGATGGCAACAATCAACCAGCCAGTCTTTAAGTTTATTATTGACAAGAATAACAATACTGGCAAGGGAACTTACCAATTTATTCTTCAGGCTGAACGCTCCGGGCGCATGTTTTGTTTCTCAAACTCTCTTGGAAAAAGGATGAATGGTAACTTAAAGAATCTAGTAGCGAAGCTGATGGATGAAGTTGATAGTGACTACAATCCAGTTTTGCTAGTAATAGCAGATGAAAACGACACCGAAGATGAGATCCGGCAGTGGTGTTACGAGCAAGGATATGATATCTATGTGTAGGTTAATCGATCTGAAGATATGTAGGGAGCGGCCATGAAGCAGTTACTGGTGTTGGTCTATAGCGCAAAAGGCTTAAGCCTATTCAGGCAAAATCAATGCGGTCACATGGAACGACAGCCTCTCAAGGGAGAGCGATATTTGCCCATGCCAAATAGTAAGGAAGCTGATGCGCTAACTGAAACACTTGAGTATCTGGAAGAATCCAGAATCATCCATTCAGAATCACTGGTTAAACTTGTCTACTGCCCAGACATCAAAGTCGACTTGTTGGAAAAGATCATGATTTTCCTCTTTAAGCATAGTTCAAGCCTTGAGGTTCTAACTCTTTTTAGTTCCATGAATCTGCATGCAAATAGTATGGATACCTTGGAAGCAAAGGAAGGGGTGGAAATCATTATTCATAGTAAAAGCTATTATGCTCAATGCACTAAAGACGGCTCTCTCTCTCTGAGCTCTGCTAAAGCTTCAAAACAAGAGGCAAAGCGTCGAGTTATCAGCGAAGAAGACTTGGCTCAAACCTCTGTTCATCTTTATGTTAGAAACGCGAAGCATCCTGCTAACGAACAAAAGGAAAAGATCATATCCAACCTGGAGCTCAAACTTCAAACAGAACAGGAGAAGAACAAACTTCTCCAAGCTGAGCAATCCCGATGGCTGATTGAGTTCAAGCAGGAAAGAGATCTATTCTCACGCACCTTATCTGTAGAAATGATCACATTGATGGATGCACTGGGTTCAAGCGAGATCACCAACAAGAGTTATCTACGGTTTCTGGAAGAAGATGGAGTGTTTGTTAAGAAGAATCAACCTGTGATGGAACTTACCTGTGGAGTTTTGAACGGTACTAAAAGAATAGTAAGAGCAACCGATATGGGGATAGTGATTTATCACATACCTAAATCAGCAGGTACTATCAAGAAAGGGGTAAAGCTACAAATAGACAAGATTTCTGAAGCCAGTGACACAGGTAACCCTTTACTGTGTTCAATACTTGGTTTCAATAAGAAAACTAAGGACATCAAAGACTTTATCACTATGAGGAGGAGCTTTGCCAAAGACATACGTAAAAAAAAATAATCCTAAAGACGTGGCCATCGTAGATAGTAAACCTACGCTGTTTCTTTCACCCAATCTTCTGGAACCTCAGATTGATCATTGTGTGGAAATCTCATCGAGATATAAGAATGTGCTTGAGACCAAAATGAACCCCGGTGATTATCGGTTTATGAAGTTGCTGGAGATAAGTCATGACACAAAGCAACCTCAGCGTCAAGCGATGGAAACCATTCTGACCTCGATGAATTCACCAGAGTATAACACCGCATATTTGATTCTGGGTAAGAAGCACCGTGTGAGCATCTATTTTGGTGTGGTAAAGAACTTGTTCCATTCTGAGCCTACAAAGCTTAACGCGTTTGATAGCAGCAAATTTCTAAAAAGCGCTATCAGAGGGAGCTTCAACGGCTCCAAAATGGAGGATACAGAATGTGCTGAAAAGGAGATATTCCAACAGCTAAGTAGTTTCAAGAGAGCTGGCGTGATATTTGGTACACCTACGCTATCTGAAGAACAGGCCAAAGAAGAGATAGATTTTCAGGGCGTGGATAGATTAATCAACAGCATGATGGGCGAGGAATGGGGCTTTGTAGTTGTGTGCGAACCGTTGCCAACCCAACAAATAAATGGTATGCTGGATCGCGCTCATGATCTTTACAATCAAATTCACCCTTTGGCTAAAACACAGGTGCAGATATCCACAAATGAGGGAGAGAGTAAACAAGATACATCTGGAAAGTCCGAGACCCGGACAAAGACAGATGGAGTAAACGAGAGTAAGAGCAAATCCAGAGGAAGATCACAAAGCGATGAAGATAGCTCTACAAATAGTGGCAGTTCAACCACAAAGGGGTTATCTTCCGGGAAATCAACTGCTTCAGGAGTAAGCACACAGGAATCCAGATCATTTAACACAGGAAAAGGAGAGTCTCACAGTAAAGAGTTTATCGACAAAAAACAGCAAGAGCTACTTAAGTATATTGACGAAGAACTGCTCGAAAGGCTCAACTATGGCAGAAACAAAGGTTTGTATAAAACCTCAGTATATACATTGGCAAGAGACAATGCCACTCAGACCAGGCTTCAACGAATGATCGTATCGGTGTTTCAAGGAAACGATCTGTCCTTTACTCCGCTCAGGATCCTCCCTATGGTGTCAAATGACAAAGAATCGGGATTCTTGAAGATGATTTCCAGTATGCAGATCTTTGACGTAGCGGCAGGATACAATGATTTTGGAAGCCTGATTTCCAGCAGAGTGCAAAATGGAGATATGCTCAGTTTCAGCACATATCTTACGTCAAGAGAGCTGAGTCTTTACGTTAGTGTTCCTACAAAGGAGATACCGGGGGTAGCGCTAAAAAAGGCCGTTAGTTTTGGCTTGAATGTTCCTGGCCATGCTCTGGATGACAAAGACTCTATACCAATGGGTTGTCTCATCGACAATGGTAGAATGCTGAAGGATCACAAAGTACATTTGAATGCATCCGAGCTTAACAAGCATGTGTTCATAACCGGGGTTACAGGATCCGGAAAGACCACTACTTGTTTGAAACTATTGCATGAGGCTAAGGTTCCATTTTTGGTGATTGAGCCGGCAAAGACTGAATACCGCAAGCTATGGAAACAGGATAAAACGCTGAAGCTATACACTTTGGGAAATGAGACCAAAATCCCCTTCCGGTTCAATCCCTTTGA is a window of Candidatus Cloacimonadota bacterium DNA encoding:
- a CDS encoding DUF87 domain-containing protein produces the protein MPKTYVKKNNPKDVAIVDSKPTLFLSPNLLEPQIDHCVEISSRYKNVLETKMNPGDYRFMKLLEISHDTKQPQRQAMETILTSMNSPEYNTAYLILGKKHRVSIYFGVVKNLFHSEPTKLNAFDSSKFLKSAIRGSFNGSKMEDTECAEKEIFQQLSSFKRAGVIFGTPTLSEEQAKEEIDFQGVDRLINSMMGEEWGFVVVCEPLPTQQINGMLDRAHDLYNQIHPLAKTQVQISTNEGESKQDTSGKSETRTKTDGVNESKSKSRGRSQSDEDSSTNSGSSTTKGLSSGKSTASGVSTQESRSFNTGKGESHSKEFIDKKQQELLKYIDEELLERLNYGRNKGLYKTSVYTLARDNATQTRLQRMIVSVFQGNDLSFTPLRILPMVSNDKESGFLKMISSMQIFDVAAGYNDFGSLISSRVQNGDMLSFSTYLTSRELSLYVSVPTKEIPGVALKKAVSFGLNVPGHALDDKDSIPMGCLIDNGRMLKDHKVHLNASELNKHVFITGVTGSGKTTTCLKLLHEAKVPFLVIEPAKTEYRKLWKQDKTLKLYTLGNETKIPFRFNPFELVEGESVSTHIDMLKAAFTASFPMEAAMPQLIEDALYKIYAKFGWDIETNQNPRDSTTLLPLIPTVRDFVAQLRLSIKEKGFGSELKSNYEGALISRFSSFTIGVKGLMLDCCKSIDIDALLESNVVIEMEDLKDDADKALMMGLLLARLNEALKRRYKKDKTFRHITLIEEAHRLLSKYEHGDSPCKKQGVSVFTDMLAEVRKYGESLIIVDQIPNKLTTEVLKNTNTKIIHKIFAKDDKDSVGDTMSMDEEQRNYLSNLNTGEAIMFSQGWSKPVWIMIEPSQSTPSKSDEDDNKDPAKDDISDEELLAIRKRQLESDINAYLPHPFISNTYPYDKIPELRKLICECGECLEIDAKNAEPAFKSFINTYSKLVDELAGYCSQKHVAAIAAIAYTKKRFGSPYHDIPFFKDIHEAITLLVTDETTYVDSLKRLTELNNKYKNLLRG